A section of the Methanosarcina mazei S-6 genome encodes:
- a CDS encoding saccharopine dehydrogenase C-terminal domain-containing protein translates to MKKRFSNKVLIIGYGSVSQCTLPLLLDKLDIPLENITLIDFEDKSKALKKYTNQGLTFVREKITPENLDQVLSQNMENEGMIIDLSWNIDANEIVKWCHDHEVLYVNTSVEVWDPAEKFLTQSLLEKSLYLRQMRLQELSRDWKDAPTAVVDHGANPGLITHFVKQGLLDIAARTCEDKKVSPEDEQEIALLAKNRDFARLARKLGIRVIHCSERDTQIASRPKEVNEFVGTWSIEGLREEGTAPVEIAWGTHESKLPPLAHIPPYGPKNVILLPQMGVNAWVRSWIPDEEIVGMAIRHGESYGLSKLLTVWEGEKAVYRPTVHYAYMPSHDTLSSLCELRGRNYELQPRLRIMTNEIVSGEDIMGALLMGHSYNSWWTGSALSIEEARSLAPGQNATTLQVAAGIVAAILWMLENPREGVKTPEDLPHDFVLDIARPYLGKFISTPSDWTPLKNRKIFFKESPAVKHDPDPWQFENFIFVG, encoded by the coding sequence CCCTGCCCCTTTTACTGGATAAGCTCGATATCCCGCTTGAAAACATCACCTTAATTGATTTTGAAGACAAGTCAAAAGCCCTGAAAAAGTATACTAATCAGGGATTAACGTTTGTCCGTGAAAAGATTACCCCGGAAAATCTGGATCAGGTTCTGTCACAAAATATGGAAAATGAAGGAATGATCATTGATCTTTCGTGGAATATCGATGCCAATGAAATCGTTAAGTGGTGCCATGATCATGAGGTACTGTACGTTAATACTTCGGTTGAAGTATGGGACCCTGCTGAGAAATTTCTGACTCAAAGTTTATTGGAAAAATCTCTTTATTTACGGCAAATGAGACTGCAGGAACTTTCCCGCGACTGGAAAGATGCTCCGACTGCTGTTGTTGACCATGGAGCAAATCCGGGCCTGATAACTCACTTCGTAAAGCAGGGCTTGCTGGATATTGCCGCCCGCACCTGTGAAGACAAAAAAGTATCACCCGAAGACGAACAGGAAATTGCCCTCCTTGCAAAAAACAGGGACTTTGCCCGCCTGGCCCGGAAGCTGGGAATCAGGGTGATCCACTGCAGCGAAAGGGATACTCAAATTGCCAGCCGGCCAAAGGAAGTTAATGAATTTGTAGGAACATGGAGCATTGAAGGATTAAGAGAAGAAGGAACTGCTCCGGTTGAAATAGCCTGGGGCACCCATGAGAGCAAATTGCCTCCCCTCGCACATATACCTCCTTACGGACCGAAAAATGTAATTCTCCTTCCTCAGATGGGCGTTAATGCATGGGTCAGGTCGTGGATACCTGACGAAGAAATTGTAGGTATGGCTATCCGTCACGGAGAATCATATGGCCTTTCAAAACTGCTAACTGTCTGGGAAGGTGAAAAAGCGGTATATCGCCCCACAGTACATTATGCTTACATGCCCTCTCATGATACCCTTTCCTCTCTTTGCGAATTGCGTGGCAGGAATTATGAGCTTCAACCCAGGCTCAGGATCATGACAAATGAAATCGTATCTGGCGAAGATATAATGGGAGCACTCCTGATGGGTCACTCTTATAATTCCTGGTGGACCGGGAGTGCGTTGAGCATTGAAGAGGCAAGGTCCCTCGCTCCCGGCCAGAATGCTACAACTCTTCAGGTAGCTGCAGGCATTGTTGCTGCCATACTATGGATGCTTGAAAACCCGCGGGAAGGCGTTAAAACACCTGAAGACCTGCCCCATGATTTTGTCCTGGATATTGCCAGACCGTACCTCGGGAAATTTATTTCGACACCTTCGGACTGGACACCACTCAAAAACCGCAAAATATTTTTCAAAGAAAGCCCCGCCGTGAAGCACGACCCGGACCCATGGCAATTTGAGAATTTTATTTTCGTAGGTTAA